A genome region from Phoenix dactylifera cultivar Barhee BC4 chromosome 18, palm_55x_up_171113_PBpolish2nd_filt_p, whole genome shotgun sequence includes the following:
- the LOC103707015 gene encoding lysM domain receptor-like kinase 3, translated as MCKTRRAAAASDPKPRRSSRSSASFPVTDSGSYRHATTSSITSSWAVSADSKASSSASLAAIRDSLPETPTLYPFSEISAATNNFLARHLASASSSSSWRCSLRGKDAVIFQRPFRGDPAGLPARLAAVCKSHHSSLVRLLGVSLAGDHIYLVYEYSPGATLAACLRNPRNPNFTPLSSWMSRIQVAADLAQGLDYIHHHSGVIHNRIKSSTVLVTEPHFRAKFCYFGAADLAGEVPATTSAEDKEEAAGEISPSSPPSRKMKRSGSRRMKIEGSRGYMAPELLAGGDISRRSDVYALGVVLLELLSGDEPLKYRFDEEQKDLHRVSLIETARKTIWTEEDSTEQDRRWRVRRWVDRRLRDSYPVEAAEDLMRVALRCVEPDAAFRPDMTWVAGKVSKIFLDSKAWEETVRLPADFSVSIAPR; from the coding sequence ATGTGCAAGACCCGACGCGCCGCCGCGGCCTCCGATCCCAAGCCCAGGCGGTCGTCCCGCTCCTCCGCCAGCTTCCCGGTCACCGACTCCGGTAGCTACCGCCACGCCACCACCTCGTCCATCACCTCCTCGTGGGCCGTCTCCGCCGACTCCAaggcctcctcctccgcctctctCGCCGCCATCCGCGACTCCCTCCCGGAGACCCCCACACTCTACCCCTTCTCCGAGATCAGCGCCGCCACCAACAACTTCCTTGCCCGCCACCTCGCCtccgcctcttcctcctcctcctggcgATGCTCCCTTCGCGGCAAGGACGCTGTCATCTTCCAGCGCCCCTTCCGCGGCGACCCCGCCGGCCTCCCCGCCCGCCTCGCCGCCGTCTGCAAGAGCCACCACAGCAGCCTcgtccgcctcctcggcgtctccCTCGCCGGCGACCACATCTACCTCGTCTACGAGTACTCCCCCGGCGCCACTCTCGCGGCGTGCCTCCGCAACCCCCGCAACCCCAATTTCACCCCTCTCTCCTCCTGGATGTCTCGCATCCAGGTCGCTGCCGACCTCGCCCAGGGTCTCGACTACATCCACCACCACTCCGGCGTCATCCACAATCGGATCAAGAGCTCCACCGTCCTCGTCACCGAGCCCCATTTCCGCGCCAAGTTCTGCTACTTCGGCGCCGCGGACCTCGCCGGCGAGGTCCCCGCTACGACCAGCGCCGAAGACAAGGAGGAGGCGGCGGGGGAGATCTCTCCCTCGTCCCCTCCGTCTCGCAAGATGAAAAGATCGGGCAGCCGCCGGATGAAGATCGAGGGGTCTAGGGGGTACATGGCGCCGGAGCTGCTCGCCGGCGGGGACATCTCGCGGCGGTCCGACGTGTACGCCCTCGGCGTTGTGCTCCTGGAGCTCCTCTCCGGCGACGAGCCGCTCAAGTACCGGTTCGACGAGGAACAGAAGGACTTGCACAGGGTCTCCCTCATCGAGACGGCAAGGAAGACCATCTGGACGGAAGAGGACTCCACCGAGCAGGATCGGCGTTGGAGGGTGCGGCGGTGGGTGGACCGGAGGCTGCGGGACTCGTACCCggtggaggcggcggaggaTCTGATGCGGGTGGCGCTGCGGTGTGTGGAGCCGGATGCGGCGTTTCGGCCGGACATGACGTGGGTGGCCGgaaaagtatccaaaatcttctTGGACTCCAAGGCGTGGGAGGAGACGGTTAGGCTTCCGGCGGACTTCTCGGTGTCCATAGCTCCGCGGTGA